Part of the Anaerobranca gottschalkii DSM 13577 genome is shown below.
CAGCAAATTGTTTAGTAAAAGGTTGTATAATTAAATAATCAATTCCCGTTTCTTTAAAATATTCCACCTTTTGTTCTAAGGTATTAATGATTTTAAAATCCCTATTAAATAAGCTTTGGGGATGGGGATAAAATGTTAAAACCACTGATCTTTTATTTTCTTTTTTACTTTCATTTATTACTTTATCAATAATAAATCTATGACCAACATGTAATCCATCAAAATTTCCGATAGTTACTATAGAACTTTGCAAATTATCAGGTAAATTATTAAAACCAAAAATTAGTTTCATAATCATCTCCTTAATTAAAAACTTTATGGGGTTTTAACATTCCATTTACATTTTTACAAATAGCTATAAAATTGTTAGCTTCATCATATACCCTAACTTCTGATGAATAGAGATTTTCAGTTTTAATACATAACCCATTAGCTATTTTTGTTGCTATATATTTAGGAACAACTACCTTATCAAGGTGAGTCAAAACTAAGTCCATAGGCTGTAGATGATTAAGATAGTTTTCTTCAGTTATTTGATGGAGAAAAAGGGCATTTGTTAAATTAAAAGGACCTACAGCGGTTCTTATAAGATAGGACATTAAAGCCCCTGTTCCCAGCTTTTCTCCAATATCTTGACACAAAGTTCTAATATAGGTACCTTTAGAGCAATGGATATCAATATACCCTTTATTTGAAGTTAAAGGAAAACCTTCTACTAATTTTAATGAATAAATTGTAACTTCTCGACTAGGAATTTCAACTTCCAATCCTTCTCTATAGTACTCATATAGTTTTTTCCCTTTAACTTTAATTGCCGATGCTTTAGGAGGTACTTGAGTTATAGTACCTGTCAATTCTTTAAGCACACTTTTAAGTTCCTCTTCATCAATTTTAGGATTTTGCTCCAATACCCGTATTTCACCATCTAAATCTCCAGTATCTGATACTAAACCAAAGGTAATTTCAGCACGATAACTCTTAGTTAAATCTGTAACATATTCACTAACTCTAGTAGCTTTACCAATAGAAATTGGCAAAATCCCTGTAGCCATAGGATCTAAAGTACCAGTATGCCCTACCTTTTTTAACTTTAATTTTTTTCTTATATAAGCAACTACCTGATGAGATGTCATATTTGCTGGTTTTAAAACATTTAGTATTCCATTTGCCATATAATAATCCACCTTCATTTTAATACTAAACCCTTATAGATTTTTAGAGATTTTATTGATTAATTTGGGGATAATTTTTTCTGGATGTTCTAAAGTACTAAAACCAGCAGCTTTTTTGTGCCCTCCACCACCGTATTCCCTACACAACTGACCAACATCAAACTTTGACGCTGATCTAAAACTAAACTTGAATTGACCTTTTTCTTCTTTTACTAAGATAGCAACAGCAGTACCTTCAATATTTCTTAGATAGTCTATCAAACCATCAATTTCGCTGTAGTCCTTTAGTTCAAAACGTTGCAAATCTCTTTCACTGATGTAAAGATAAGAAATTGTTCCATCATTAAACTGTTTGATATTTTGGAATGCAAAGCTGAGGAATTTTAAGTATTCATAACTCTTTTTCTCTAAGTTAATTTTAAAGTCAACAGGTGAAGTGCCACACCTTAATAATTCACTGACTATTTCATGGGTTAATGGAGAAGTGTTATCATAACCAAAGGCCCCTGAATCAGTATATATTCCTAAATAAAGGGGATCGGCAATTTCTTTGGGAATTTCTTCTAATAATTCTTTAACTATAAAGTAAACTAATTCTGCTGTAGCTATTTTTTCACTATCGCAAAAATTATAATCACCGAAATTAGTATTAAAAGGATGGTGATCTATATTTATTATTTTGGAAAAGCTTTTATATTGAATTTCCTGAACAATTAATCGTTTTTCATCACTACAATCTAATACTATTAATATATCATTAAAATCTGTAGGAATATCGATAATTATTTCTTCAATAGATTGTATAAAATTAAAAAGGGTAGGTATTGGGTCAGAACTATACATCCTGACCCTTTTTCCTAAGAGTTTTAAGGTTAAACCTAATGCCAAAATTGAACCTACGCTATCTCCATCGGGACCATTATGGGCTACTAAGCTAAATCCATCATTTTCTTTTAAAAATTCTGCTATTTCTTTAGCTTTATTATTCATTTTCCTCTTTTTTTAAATCTTTTAGTATTTGGGCGATCTTCGCTCCATGTTCAAATGATTCATCAAATTTAAAATGTAATTCAGGGGTATATCTGATGGTTAGCCTTTTACCCAACTCTGTTCTAATAAATCCTTTTGCCCGTTCTAGTCCTTCAAATCCTTCTTTACGAGTCTTTTCATCTCCCCAAAAACTTAAATAGATTGTACAGTGTTTTAAGTCTTTAGTAAGTTCAACAGAAGTAATCGTTAGAAAACCTATCCGGGGATCTTTTATATTTTTCCTGATAATGTCGTTGATTTCGTATTTAATATTTTCTGCTAATCTTACAGTTCTTTGTGACATAATTATCACCCCTTATTCCCTGTCCATTTCTTTCATAGTGAAACATTCTATGATGTCTCCTTCTTTAACATCATTAAATTTTTCTAATACAATACCACATTCAAATCCCTGTTGAACTTCTTTAACATCATCTTTAAATCTCTTTAAAGTGCTAAAGCTTCCCTCATAAATTACAACACCATCACGGATTAATCTAGCCTTTGCATTTCTATTGATAACACCATTGGTAACGTAACATCCTGCAATATTACCTATTTTAGATGCTCTAAAAATTTGCCTTATTTCAGCTGAACCTAACACCACTTCTTCTAATTTAGGTGTTAGCATACCTTTAATAGCTGCTTCAACATCTTCAATAGCATTATAGATAATTCTATATAACCTAATATCAACCTTTAGCTCATCATTTAATTTTTTGGCATTTTGGTCAGGTCTCACATTAAATCCAATAATTATTGCCCCCGATGCCGAAGCTAAGGTTACATCATTTTCGTTTATTGCACCTACTGCACTATGGATTACTTTTACTCTAACTTCTTCATTAGATAACCGTTCAAGAGAATGTTTTAAAGCTTCTACAGAACCTTGTACATCTGCTTTTAAAATAATATTTAATTCCTTTAACTCACCTTCTTTAATTGACTGGAATAACTCATCAAGGGTAACAGGAGTATTCTTTTTAAGGGCTTCTTCTTTGCTTTTTTGTAGGTTCTTTTCAGCAATAGTTCTAGCTAATTTATCATCTTTTACTACTCTAAATATTTCTCCCGCTACAGGTACCTCTGATAAACCTAATATCTCTACAGGAGTTGATGGACCAGCCTTTTTAATCTGTTTACCTTGATCATTAATCATCGCCCTTACTTTACCGTAAGCTGTACCACAAACCACAGAATCGCCAATTTTTAATGTTCCCCTTTGTACTAAAACAGTTGCCACAGGCCCCCTACCCTTATCTAGCTTTGATTCGATAACTGTTCCGCTAGCTAGGGCATCAGGATTAGCCTTTAATTCTTGAACTTCAGCTACTAATAAAATTATTTCAAGGAGGTTATCGATACCTTCACCTTTTAAAGCAGAGATTGGAACAAAGATGGTATCTCCACCCCATTCTTCTGGTACTAGACCATAATTAACTAACTCTTGTTTAACTCTATCGGGATTAGCAGTTGGTTTGTCCATTTTATTAATAGCAACTACTATTGGTACATTTGCTGCTTTAGCATGATTTAAAGCTTCTACCGTTTGGGGCATAACTCCGTCATCGGCAGCTACTACTAGAATAGCTATATCTGTTACCTTTGCACCCCTTGCCCTCATGGCAGTGAAAGCAGCGTGACCGGGTGTATCTATAAAAGTAATTTTTTTGCCATTAACATTTACTTGATAGGCCCCAATATGCTGGGTTATTCCGCCAGCTTCTCCCTTTGTTACATTGGTATGGCGTATTGTATCTAAAAGGGTTGTTTTACCATGGTCAACGTGTCCTAATACAGTTACAACGGGATGTCTTTCTTTTAAATCCTTTGGATCATCTTGTTCTATAAATTGGAATTCATCTTCCTCTTCTTCTTTTTCTAGTGCAATTTCATAGCCAAATTCAAGGGCAATCAATTCAGCTGTTTCCAATTCAATTGTCTGATTTACACCAGCCATTATTCCAAGTCCCATTAATTTTTTTATTATATTGGCAGGACTTTCCCCTAATTTTTTTGCTAATTCGCCAACTGAAATCTGTTCTTCTGTCAATTTGATTATTTTACTCATAGAATCATCCTTTTCTACTCTAGCTTCTTTTTCTGCTAAATTTTTATTTTTCTTCTTTTTATCTTTCTTAGATTTTTTATTTTTCTTTTTAGAATTTCCTTCAATATCTTCACTAATATCTATGATATCATTATTAACTTCAATAATTTCCTCTATTGGTTGCTCTTTAGGATTGAAGTAATTATATATCTTTTCAAAATCATCATCATTAATGGAACTCATATGGTTTTTTACTGAAATATTTAATTCTTCCATTTTTTTGATGAGTTCTTTACTTGTGATATTTAAATCCTTAGCTAATTCATAAACTCTAAATTTACTCATAGTTTATACCCCCATTTTACCTATAATATTTCACCTTCCCACTTTTTTAAGATAGTTGTTGCAAAGTTCTGGTCATTAATAGAAATTACAGCCCTTAATTCTTTGCCAATATAATGTCCCAATGTCGCTTTTTCTGCAAATTTAATCATGGGAATCCTTTTATACTTACATTTATTTATAATTTTTTCGATACTGTTATCACTTATATCATTAGCGATAATTACTAATTTTGCATTGTTTTTTTCTATAGCTTTTAAAACGGCTACTGTACCTGAACTTAATTTTCTCGCCCTTTGTGCTAAACCCAATAAACTAGCTATGTAATTGTTGTTCGAGCCGTTCATAAATTTCTGCAGGTACAGCTGCCTTTAATGATTTTTCTAAACGTTTAGATTTAAAAGCTATTTTAAAACATTCTACCTTAGGACAAATATAAGCTCCCCTTCCAGCTAGTTTCCCAGTTGGGTCAATAGTAATGTCTCCTTCTTTTGTCCTAACAACCCTAATCATTTCTTTTTTGAGCTTCATCTCTTGACAACCTACACACATTCTCTCTGGTTTCTTTTTTACTTTCATTGAACCACCTACTCATTCTTAGATTGGGTTTCACTTTTAATATCTATCTTCCAGCCCGTTAATTTTGCAGCGAGACGTGCATTTTGTCCTTCTTTACCTATAGCCAGGGATAATTGATTATCTGGTACTATAACTTTAGCAATTTTTTCATCTAAATTTACATCTACAGAAATAACTTTTGCAGGGCTTAAAGCTTGAGATATAAATTCTTTTGGGTCTTCACTCCAATTTACTATATCTATTTTTTCACCCCTTAATTCATTTACAATAGCTTGCACCCTCATTCCTTTTGGTCCAACACATGCACCTATTGGATCAACTTCAGGATCCTTTGAATAGACTGCAATTTTTGAACGATAACCAGCTTCCCTGGAAACTGATTTTATTTGGACAATACCATCAAATATTTCTGGTACTTCCAACTCAAATAAACGTTTTATCATACCTGGATGACTCCGTGAAACAAAGATTTGAGGTCCTTTAGAGGTATTTTTTACTTCTAATACATAAGTTTTTAACCTATCCCCTTGTTTATATTCTTCATTAGGGGTTTGTTCTGTAGGTGGCAAAATAGCCTCAGTTTTACCTAAATCTATATAAATATTTTTATTTTCCATCCTCTGTACTATCCCAGAAATTATATCATGTTCACGATTTATAAACTCTTTATAGACAACATTTCGTTCCGCTTCCCTAAGTCTTTGAACTACTACACCTTTTGCAGTTTGTGCTGCTATTCTCCCGAACTTTTTAGGTGTAACTTCTACTGTTACTTTATCACCCACTGTAATTGCCGGGTTAATCTTTAAAGCATCATCTAGAGAAATTTCAAGTCGGGGATCTTGTACATTAGTTACCACTTTTTTTACTGCAAATAACTTAACTATTCCTTTTTCCTTATCTATTTCTACATGTACATTTTCCGCTGTGGCATTATCTTTTTTATAACCAGCGATTAAAGCTGCTTCTAAAGCTTCATACATTATATCTTCATCAACACCTTTTGATTTCACTATTTCCCTCAAAGCTTCTAAAAACTCTACACTGTCCATTAGGACACCTCCCTTAAAATTTTATTGACAATTTAACATTTGCTACACTTTCGTATGGTAATTCTATTAACTTATCGGTATCTTCATCTATCAGTTTTAATATACCATCTTCTAATCCTTCTAATATTCCAATAAATACCTTTTTCCCGTTGATTTTTGCATATGTATTAACTCTAATTAAATGACCTTTAAATCGGGAAAAATCTTCTGGTTTTTTAAGGGGTCTTTCTACCCCAGGAGAAGAAACCTCCAAAAAGTATTGTTGTTCTATGGGATCTAATTCATCAAGGTAGGCTGATAATTTATTGTTAACGATGGCACAATCTTCTGTATCAACTAAGCCATCCATTTTATCTATAAAGACCCTTAAAAACCAAACACCTCCCTCTTTATTGAATTGGACATCTACTAATTCTAAACCAGACTCCTTTGCAAATTTTTCAGCCATCAAAGCTATTTTTTCTAGATGTTCTTTTTTCAAAATTTTGTTCACCTCTTTATTTATCTACATTTTAAAATTTCTATGGAAACACATATAGAATGTGTTTATTAAGAAAGAGTGGGTTGCCCCACTCATAAATACTGTGTCTAATCGCTAAGAAAATTGTACCACTTTACATAACATTTTGCAACCTTAAAAAAGGGAAAGTTGATTTGTTTCCGGTAATCCATCAAGACATCCTAATTTAGCCATTGCCTCTAATACAGTTTTCGAAACCCCTGTTCTTAATCGTAAATCTTCTATAGATAAAAACTCTCCATTTTCCCTTGCCTCTACAATGCTTTTTGCAGCATTTTTACCTAGGCCAGCAATAGCAGTAAATGGAGGAATTAAGCCATTGTCCTTAATCAAGAAATTAGTATGATGGGAAGTATATAAATCTACATTATGAAAAACAAAACCCCGTAATAACATTTCAAAGATGATTTCTAAAATATTTAAGGCATTTTTTTCTTTTTGAGTTAAGTTATTACCTTTTTCATTTAAGTTTCTTATTTGTTCCCTTACACCTTTTTCTCCCTTACAAACCATATCTATATTAAAATCATCTGCCCTTACTGAAAAATATGCAGCATAAAAAGCAAGGGGATATTTTACTTTGAAATAAGCTATTCTAAAAGCCATAGTAACATAAGCTACAGCGTGGGCCTTAGGGAACATGTATTTAATTTTTTGACAAGATTCAATATACCAGTCTGGAACATTATTTTTTTTCATAATTTCTATATGTTCTGGAGTAAGACCTTTCCCTTTTCTGACATTTTCCATGATCTTAAAGGCTTGAGATGGTTCTAACCCTTTATAAATCAAATAAACCATTATATCATCCCTTGTGGAAATAACCTCAGAAAGGGTGGCAATATTATTTTTAACTAATTCTTGAGCATTATTCAACCAAACATCAGTACCGTGGGAAAGCCCACTTATTCGCACTAATTCAGAGAAAGTTGTAGGCTTAGTATCTTCTAGCATCTGTCTTACAAACTTAGTACCAAATTCAGGTATTCCCAAAGTTGCTACCTTAGAGCCTAACTGTTCTTCCGTTAAACCAATAGCTTTCGTAGATGAAAAGATTGACATAGTTTCTTTGTCATCAAGGGGGATAGTTCTACTGTTTACCCCTGTAAGGTCTTCAAGCATTCTAATGACAGTAGGATCATCATGACCTAGTATATCTAACTTTAACAGCCTACTACTTATGGCATTATAATCAAAATGGGTAGTAATAGTACCTGATTCCCTATCATCTGCAGGATACTGTATTGGACAGAAATCATAAACTTCTTTGTAATCCGGTACAACCATTAATCCACCTGGATGTTGACCTGTTGTTCTCTTAATACCTGTACATCCCATAACCATGCGGTTAATTTCAGCGGTCCGCTTTCTCATATTTCTTTCTGAAAAATACTTTTGTACAAAACCATAGGCTGTCTTTTCTGCTATTGTACCTATTGTACCTGCTCTAAATACATAATCCTTCCCAAACAATTCTTCTGTATATTTATGGGCTTTAGGCTGATAATCCCCAGAAAAGTTTAAATCTATATCAGGAACTTTATCACCATTAAATCCTAGAAAGGTTTCAAAGGGTATATCATGACCATCTTTTTTTAGTTTTTCTCCACATTTAGGACAGTTTTTATCAGGCAAGTCTACTCCTGAAGCCACCGAACCATCTTCTATAAACTCTGAATATTTACAATTAGAGCATAGATAATGGGGTGGTAGAGGATTAACTTCTGTTATATCACAAAAAGTTGCAACTAAAGATGAACCAACCGAACCCCTAGAACCGACCAAATAACCATCTGCTAAGGATTTAGTAACAAGTTTATGTGAAATGTAATAAATTACGCCAAAACCGTTTGTAATAATTGAGTTAAGTTCTTTATCTAAACGGTCTTGTACCGTTTTAGGTAAAGGATTGCCGTATAAACTTTCACTTCTTTCTTTACACATCTTTTTAATCATTTCATCGGCATTTTCTATTTTAGGGGTATATAGTTCATCGGGTATTGGTTTGATTTTTTCCACCTGATCAGCAATTTTTTTAGGATTATTGATTACAACATCTAATCTCTGCCCTTTTGGTAAATATTCAAAATCCTTTAACATTTCCTCCGTTGTTTTGTAGTATAACGGGGGTTGATGTTCAGCATCAGTAAATCCTTTACTAGCCATGAGTATTTCTCTAAATATTCCATCATGCTTTTCTAAAAAATGAACATCACCGGTTGCTACCACATACT
Proteins encoded:
- a CDS encoding DHH family phosphoesterase; the encoded protein is MNNKAKEIAEFLKENDGFSLVAHNGPDGDSVGSILALGLTLKLLGKRVRMYSSDPIPTLFNFIQSIEEIIIDIPTDFNDILIVLDCSDEKRLIVQEIQYKSFSKIINIDHHPFNTNFGDYNFCDSEKIATAELVYFIVKELLEEIPKEIADPLYLGIYTDSGAFGYDNTSPLTHEIVSELLRCGTSPVDFKINLEKKSYEYLKFLSFAFQNIKQFNDGTISYLYISERDLQRFELKDYSEIDGLIDYLRNIEGTAVAILVKEEKGQFKFSFRSASKFDVGQLCREYGGGGHKKAAGFSTLEHPEKIIPKLINKISKNL
- the truB gene encoding tRNA pseudouridine(55) synthase TruB translates to MANGILNVLKPANMTSHQVVAYIRKKLKLKKVGHTGTLDPMATGILPISIGKATRVSEYVTDLTKSYRAEITFGLVSDTGDLDGEIRVLEQNPKIDEEELKSVLKELTGTITQVPPKASAIKVKGKKLYEYYREGLEVEIPSREVTIYSLKLVEGFPLTSNKGYIDIHCSKGTYIRTLCQDIGEKLGTGALMSYLIRTAVGPFNLTNALFLHQITEENYLNHLQPMDLVLTHLDKVVVPKYIATKIANGLCIKTENLYSSEVRVYDEANNFIAICKNVNGMLKPHKVFN
- the rimP gene encoding ribosome maturation factor RimP; the encoded protein is MKKEHLEKIALMAEKFAKESGLELVDVQFNKEGGVWFLRVFIDKMDGLVDTEDCAIVNNKLSAYLDELDPIEQQYFLEVSSPGVERPLKKPEDFSRFKGHLIRVNTYAKINGKKVFIGILEGLEDGILKLIDEDTDKLIELPYESVANVKLSIKF
- a CDS encoding PolC-type DNA polymerase III, whose product is MLNELLENNNIKIEKITVSTHRKGWVIYITADKNSIQGLENLKKQILNRVPELKELDFCILNYGTSLQLQEIININLSFIKKSLATEFPGLQGSLKDWKVTVDNDNISIHINNPLQFYYIQLKNINKWLEKFIWDNWKLNAKIFFMLDESSIKKIRDKEGEKKYTLEVLKNLPTVTKEKAREEQQVNTVLRGKVIKKEPTPIINIIEEDKNIAISGEILSYEEKVLRTGRTLITFDITDYTDSITCKFFLDEGEEFTSLKKGSFITVYGNIQYDKFTQELTMLPRDINIYQPFKRTDNSENKRIELHAHTKMSAMDATCSAKDLIKRAKEWGHEAIAITDHGVVQAFPEAYDAGEQYGVKVIYGVEAYLVDDADNKIVINPQDILLDEGTYVVFDFETTGLDNKIEEIIEIGAVKVKNGEIIGQFSSLIKPKKEIPEKITQITGIRNSDVQQAPNIEEILPQFMEFCNDAILVAHNANFDYGFLTTWSNKLNLKGKFTVIDTLSLSRAILPNLKNHKLKTLTEYYNVPLENHHRAVDDCTATAQIFLKLLLECKKLGCSTVQSLTKIPVEGQIKNQESYHCIILAKNQTGLKNLYKLISLSHIKYFYRQPKIPKSIVQNFREGLIIGSACEAGEIFQMFLQNKPLNEIEERAKFYDYLEIQPCDNNEFLLRSGVLHDKRDLIEINKQIIAIGEKLQKYVVATGDVHFLEKHDGIFREILMASKGFTDAEHQPPLYYKTTEEMLKDFEYLPKGQRLDVVINNPKKIADQVEKIKPIPDELYTPKIENADEMIKKMCKERSESLYGNPLPKTVQDRLDKELNSIITNGFGVIYYISHKLVTKSLADGYLVGSRGSVGSSLVATFCDITEVNPLPPHYLCSNCKYSEFIEDGSVASGVDLPDKNCPKCGEKLKKDGHDIPFETFLGFNGDKVPDIDLNFSGDYQPKAHKYTEELFGKDYVFRAGTIGTIAEKTAYGFVQKYFSERNMRKRTAEINRMVMGCTGIKRTTGQHPGGLMVVPDYKEVYDFCPIQYPADDRESGTITTHFDYNAISSRLLKLDILGHDDPTVIRMLEDLTGVNSRTIPLDDKETMSIFSSTKAIGLTEEQLGSKVATLGIPEFGTKFVRQMLEDTKPTTFSELVRISGLSHGTDVWLNNAQELVKNNIATLSEVISTRDDIMVYLIYKGLEPSQAFKIMENVRKGKGLTPEHIEIMKKNNVPDWYIESCQKIKYMFPKAHAVAYVTMAFRIAYFKVKYPLAFYAAYFSVRADDFNIDMVCKGEKGVREQIRNLNEKGNNLTQKEKNALNILEIIFEMLLRGFVFHNVDLYTSHHTNFLIKDNGLIPPFTAIAGLGKNAAKSIVEARENGEFLSIEDLRLRTGVSKTVLEAMAKLGCLDGLPETNQLSLF
- the infB gene encoding translation initiation factor IF-2 — encoded protein: MSKFRVYELAKDLNITSKELIKKMEELNISVKNHMSSINDDDFEKIYNYFNPKEQPIEEIIEVNNDIIDISEDIEGNSKKKNKKSKKDKKKKNKNLAEKEARVEKDDSMSKIIKLTEEQISVGELAKKLGESPANIIKKLMGLGIMAGVNQTIELETAELIALEFGYEIALEKEEEEDEFQFIEQDDPKDLKERHPVVTVLGHVDHGKTTLLDTIRHTNVTKGEAGGITQHIGAYQVNVNGKKITFIDTPGHAAFTAMRARGAKVTDIAILVVAADDGVMPQTVEALNHAKAANVPIVVAINKMDKPTANPDRVKQELVNYGLVPEEWGGDTIFVPISALKGEGIDNLLEIILLVAEVQELKANPDALASGTVIESKLDKGRGPVATVLVQRGTLKIGDSVVCGTAYGKVRAMINDQGKQIKKAGPSTPVEILGLSEVPVAGEIFRVVKDDKLARTIAEKNLQKSKEEALKKNTPVTLDELFQSIKEGELKELNIILKADVQGSVEALKHSLERLSNEEVRVKVIHSAVGAINENDVTLASASGAIIIGFNVRPDQNAKKLNDELKVDIRLYRIIYNAIEDVEAAIKGMLTPKLEEVVLGSAEIRQIFRASKIGNIAGCYVTNGVINRNAKARLIRDGVVIYEGSFSTLKRFKDDVKEVQQGFECGIVLEKFNDVKEGDIIECFTMKEMDRE
- the nusA gene encoding transcription termination factor NusA — encoded protein: MDSVEFLEALREIVKSKGVDEDIMYEALEAALIAGYKKDNATAENVHVEIDKEKGIVKLFAVKKVVTNVQDPRLEISLDDALKINPAITVGDKVTVEVTPKKFGRIAAQTAKGVVVQRLREAERNVVYKEFINREHDIISGIVQRMENKNIYIDLGKTEAILPPTEQTPNEEYKQGDRLKTYVLEVKNTSKGPQIFVSRSHPGMIKRLFELEVPEIFDGIVQIKSVSREAGYRSKIAVYSKDPEVDPIGACVGPKGMRVQAIVNELRGEKIDIVNWSEDPKEFISQALSPAKVISVDVNLDEKIAKVIVPDNQLSLAIGKEGQNARLAAKLTGWKIDIKSETQSKNE
- a CDS encoding L7Ae/L30e/S12e/Gadd45 family ribosomal protein, which gives rise to MNGSNNNYIASLLGLAQRARKLSSGTVAVLKAIEKNNAKLVIIANDISDNSIEKIINKCKYKRIPMIKFAEKATLGHYIGKELRAVISINDQNFATTILKKWEGEIL
- the rbfA gene encoding 30S ribosome-binding factor RbfA, which produces MSQRTVRLAENIKYEINDIIRKNIKDPRIGFLTITSVELTKDLKHCTIYLSFWGDEKTRKEGFEGLERAKGFIRTELGKRLTIRYTPELHFKFDESFEHGAKIAQILKDLKKEENE
- the rnpM gene encoding RNase P modulator RnpM; the protein is MKVKKKPERMCVGCQEMKLKKEMIRVVRTKEGDITIDPTGKLAGRGAYICPKVECFKIAFKSKRLEKSLKAAVPAEIYERLEQQLHS